CGATGGATGCAGCCTGCTCCTCGGGCTTTAGCACGCGCACAATATCCGCGAGCGGCACACGGTGCACGAGATCCAGATACGCAGGCTTGTGTTCCTTCACCCAGGCAAATGCCTCGGCAAAGTCATACTTCCTGTAGCGTGTGCCCCACGGCGCGGTGCGGTCGCCGTCCTCGGTCGGTACATAGCGGAGCACACACTCCGCACGCTCGTCATTCTCATATCCGGACACGGCATACAGACAGCCGTCGCCGGTCATTACAAAATCGCGCAAACGAATTGGCTTCATAGAAAAACCTGATGCGAGAGGTGGGATTCGAACCCATGAACTACTTATAGACCAGATCTTAAGTCTGGCGCCGTTGGCCTGGCTTGGCTACTCTCGCAAACTACCTTATTACATAGCACTTCCAACATAAAAAAACGACCGCAAAATTGGCAACCGATATAAGCCAACAGAACAGAATGATATAAAGAATTTATCCGACTCTCGTAGTGTAGTGGTCAATCATTCCGGCCTTTGGAGCCGGAGACGGCGGTTCGAACCCGCCCGAGAGTATCAAACCTCTTTTGTACCCCTATCGGCAGCCTGATGTATATGCCTTCCTCAAATAATACACACATGAAGGTCCTCATCGCTGAATATACGGCAAGCCGCGACCCGTCCCTTGCCCCGGAAGGAAAAGCAATGGTGTCTGTGCTGCAGGAAAGCTTTGAACGTCTGGGCCATACCGTACTTGTACCAAACTCCGGTGATTTCGACGCAGAGATTGCGCGTCTTGCACCGCAGTGTGACTACGGACTCGTCATTGCCCCGGATGAACTGCTTTCAAAGTTCACCCACACACTGGAACTTGCAACCCACAATATCGGCTCCGACAGTACCAGTATTGCCGTCTGCGCAAACAAGCGCCTGACCGCAAAAGTCCTCTCCGGCATCGGCATCAGCGTCCCGCAGGAAGTCCCCGCAGATTATGCCGGAAAGCGCGTCATCAAACCGATCAAAGGCGCAGGTTCCGTCGGCGTCCGCATCGCAAAGGACGGCGAACTTCCCGGCAAAGAAGAAATGGCCGTTGAATATCTCGAAGGAGAACATTACAGCGTCAGCATCATCGGCAGCCGCGTGGTTGGCGAGGCCTGCGGATTCTACAGCGGACTTCCCCCGGTGTTTCTGACCATTAACCGCCAGCATGCCGTAATCGGGGAAGACGGTGTCTTCACCTATCACGGAGGAGAGACGCCGGTACATCCGGAGCGCGAAGAAGAGATCATTGATGTGGCCAAAAAGACCATCGAACGGCTCGGATGTCAGGGATACGTCGGCATTGACATGATTGTCGGCGAAAAGATCTGGGTGGTTGACGTCAACCCCCGTCCGACGATGAGCCTCATCGGTGTTGTGGGCGTTATCGAAGAGGAGATCGCAGACGTCCTTCTCAAGGCAACCGTCGGCCTTCCTCCGGAATGTGTCCACTATAACGGCAAAACCGCAACGTTCAACGAAACCGGCGGAGTTACCTATTCATGATCGGCATCGACGTCGGCGGAGCAAACCTCAAAGTGGTGGATGAAGACGGAGTGCACATCCACTACTGCCCGCTCTGGCGCGAGTCAAACCTTGCCGAAATTCTCACACAATATCGCGGAGCAGACGCCGCGGTCGTTATGAGCGGCGAACTTGCCGACGGTTTCTTCAACAAAACCGAGGGCATTGCCTACATCGTCCGCGCCGTTCAGCAGACCTTCCCCGACGCCCTCTTCTACGGAACCGACGGGGAGTTCCACACATCAGCCTGCCCCGAACTTGCCGCGGCAAACTGGCTTGCATCCGTTGACTGTCTGCGCCGGACCTATCCCGACGGAATGATGCTTGACATCGGCAGTACCACCGCAGACATTGTCCCCTTCGCAAAGTTTGAGGAACTGCGGGGACTGACCGACACACTCCGTCTCCAGCGCGGATATCTCGTCTACACCGGCATGCTTCGGACGCCGGTTGCAACACTCGCGAACTCTGCGGTTATCGGTGGTGTTGCAACACCGTTCTCCACCGAGTACTTTGCCTGCAGCGGCGATGCCCATTATGTGCTCGGTCACATCACGGACGCCGAGTACACCTCAGCAACACCGGACGGAAAAGAGGTCAGCCGCGAGGCATGCCTCCGGCGTCTGGCGCGGACCGTCTGCGCTGATCTCGAAGAGATCGGCGAAGCAGGTGCCGTTGCCATTGCAGAAACGTTCTGGAACGCACAGAAAACGATTGTCTGCGATGCCGTTGCAAAAGCGGCGGCAGATGCCGCCCCGGGCAGCATCCTTGTCGGCGGCATTGGCTCCCCGGTGTTTGCCCCGCTCGTCGGCGGAACCGATCTTACTGCGGCGGTCGGTATCCCGGCCGACGCCCTGCCGGCATTCGCGGTAAAGGAACTCGCAGAATCCCGTGCACAATGAAACTCGCATGGACGGCTGCCCTACTTGCAGGATCACTCCTGCTTACTGCTGTCTGCTGGTTTCTGGGCTTCCCGTTTTTCTTTTTGTTTCTGCTCTTTCCGCTGTTTCTGGCGGGCACGGGACGTCCCCGCACCGTCCGGCGGTGCCCGGTATGCGGATGGGAAACCCGAGGCAGCGAGAACTTCTGCCCCGGCTGCGGCACCCGACTTGAATCCCATGGGCCTGCCGATGAGGGAGAAAAGTGAAAACGGCAGGGGAAACCCGTAGAAGAAGTTGATTTTCGGAACCGGCAGGTCGGAAAGCGCATACTTTCTCACCGAACCCCGGTCAATGTCAATACCCATGGCATTGATGATCTCTGCGGTATGGGAGAAGGTGTTTACAAGCGAGAGGGCAATTGCAAGGTCCACAACCGCGGATCCGATTCGGGTGTCCGGATAAAACGGTTCATCCGCATACAGCAGTTTTCCGCAGGAGCGGCAGTGATATCTCCGCACAAACACGGTGATCTTTTTTTCTCCCTCCGGGGTATGGAGGGTTGCATAGATCTTTTCCTTCGTGTCGTAAGGCGCGGCAGTTCCTCCGCAGTACGGGCATGACCCGGTCTGGGCAAACAGTGCTTTGTCAATGGATGCAATACCGCAGACGATGGTGTCGGTAAGCATCGGGGGTATCTTTACCGGCTGACGGGACACGAGTGATCATTGAACTATTCGGTGTTCAAACCATATCACTTCTCGGGTTCTTCGGACTGTTTATATGATCTCTCCGCCCATCTGTAATTCAGATGAAAATACGTGGCATTACTGTTCGTGTCCCGCCGCTCCTGTTTGCGGTTACGGTATTTTTTGCGGCTGTCTGTGCAATGATGTATGGATCCACCCGGGATCCATCCTATGTCTATCTTGGCGCACCGCTGTGCGTTATCCTGATCTGTGTGCCGCTGGCAATGAACTACATGACCGAAAAACAGCTGGCTGAACAACTGCCTGCAATGCGGGTGCGTGCGAAGTTTTCCCGCGCCCGCCAGATATCCCCCGCAATGATCGGGACTCCGGTCATTGTTGAGGGGAAAATTCTGAAGGTCACAGGACTTCTGATGGGGAAACCCTCCTATCTGCTCTCGGATGCCACCGGGCAGATCGTGGTTCGCCGGTTTGCCCTGCCGGAGCCGCTGGTCGGCGTGGGTGCTTCGGTTGAGGTTGTCGGAACGGTTGCGCGCAAAATCACTAACGGTGATGTGGTGTATGTGAACGCGGTTTCCATAAAACCGGTCCGGAAGTTCCGTGACGCTGCCCCGGCAGAGAACGGGGAAAAATCACCATCCCGGGAAGAAAAAATGCATATCAAAAAAATCCATTAACCGGTACAAAACCGCACCGGTCAAAACAATACATTACATTTTTTTCTTTGCCGCGGAGTACTTCCCCAGGACATCCATATACTCCTCAGGCCGGTTCATGATATCCAGAGTGTCTCCGGAACCCACGAGATCATAAAGACTCCGTCCCTCTTCAAGGCCGATCTCCGGCAGCGGCAGCGGCAGCATCACATGCATCGGGATAGGATTGCCGTAGTGCGGGTTTGCCGTCCATCCTTCCTTTTTCATATAGTAGTAGGCAGCGCCGTGCATCGCATCGATCTCCCCGTACTCGCTGGCGAAGTCTGTTGAGACAAGGTTTGCCATCACCAGTTTCTCGCGTCCGGGATTGATTGTCACATGACCGTAACCCGGAGGAATCAGCACGGTATCTCCTTTATGCGCCGGAAGGAGAATCACGTCCGTGTGATCGCGGCGCTGAAGCAGATAATAGGCGAAACCGGATAAGACCTCGTACACCTCCGGATACGGCATTCCCGCAGGATTTTCCGGGTGATAGTGACCTTTCGTTTTGGTGTACTCACCGTTGAAGACACCCGGCGGAATCACGGTTATATCATATCTGAGGTGATGTCGCTCCAGCCAGGTATGATCCCCGTGCGTTTTCCAGAGATCGCGGTACATATAGTAGAGCGGGGTTTGCGGGTCGGCGGTCAGCGGCCGGGCAAACACATTTGCCATATCGGCAATCGTTCGAACACCCGGTTCCGGAAGCGCACCGGACCAATACTTTTTCATGGCATAATAGTATTGCGGGCATCCTATAAGGAGAATGTGCCGGAGAGGGCATTGTACCTAAATTCGGTTATGGCCTGCGAATGATTCGTTATTGCAAATCGGGGGATGATCAGGAGTAAAGGTGCTACGCCGCCGGAACAAAAAAATCCAGTCTCCGCGGCACGCAGGCAACAGCAGTCATGCATCCCGCAAAAAAATGTTATATCCGTGTATAAGAACCGACGCGAAGCGTGCCTTTGCCATTCCGGTGGGCAAGATCGCCCGTGAACACCGTGAGTTCCCGGCCGTTTTCCACAACCTTTCCCGTCTCGGCAAACGTCGGCATGAAGTCGTCCACATGACCGAAAATTGTGCACTCACCGCCGAACATATCGCCGCACGGCAGCACTGCGTTTCCTTCGATGATCAGCCTGCCTCCTTTCATGTTGGTACCCGCGTGCAGACCGGCATTTCCCATCACCCGGACAACACCGCCGAAGAGGCATTCACCGCAGTAATCACCGACACTTCCCTCAACCAGAATTTCACCGCCGCGCACACCTTTTCTGCCGCCGCGGTAACCGGAGCCGCAGTAGTTTCCCGCGTTACCGTGGCACAGAATTTTGCCGCCGAGCATCTCGCGGCCCAGCCAGTCACCGGCATTTCCCATGATCTCAATAGTGCCGCCGGTCATAAAGTCGCCGCAGTGCATCCCGATGTCACCGTCCACGATGATGCGTCCGTCGGTCATGTATTCGCCGACCCGCTTTACGCGGGACGCATCACCGATGAGCACAATCTCCGTTGCGCCGGGGCCTGCTGCCTCCCCGTCCACCCGGATATCGAACACATCGGACAGCTGCATCTTCCGGTTACCGACATACACGTTGACACGCACCGTCTTGCAGAGCGTTTCAGGCGTAATCACCTCAGCCTCAATCGGCAGATGGGGGTCCACCGAGTCACGCACAATCAGGGTAATTCGTCTCATAACTTCGTCTCCGTCTCAATTTTCATACTGCGGGGAAGGTAATACTCCTCATCAACCGGATAGTTTTCTTTGCGGATCGAGTAGAACCGCTCAAACGTGCGGATTAACTCCGGATCATTGTCCATGTTGTAGGCTTTGGGAACCTTCGGGCTGCACCAGAACATTCTGTTCTGATTATCCGCCACAATCTCATCGTCACGCGAGATCATGACGCCGCCCTTGAAGGTGTACTTCGTCTGTGCAAATCCGCGGATGACCTCGGCATACTGCTTTGCCGGATCAATGTTGTCCGGCAGAATCGGATACACAGCAATGTCCGCCTCGGCACCGATGCCGAGGTGGCCTTTGCCGCGCTCAAGAAGACCGAGCGCCCGCGCCTGACCGGCACGGGTCATCACCGCAATTTCGTCAAACGTCAGTTCGCGGTCAAGCGCCGGAAGCACCACGCGCTTTGCCGTTCCCGCATGCACGGTGGCAAACTCCTTCTCGCGGTACTCGCGGCTCATTAAGAGACCAATGATCTCCGGATATTTCACAAACGGTGCGCCGTTCGGGTTGTCCGTCGTAAGCAGACACTGCCAGGGACTCTCCACCAGCAGTGCAAGTTCAAGACCGATTGCCCACATGATGCTGTTGACCAGATTCTTGCGACGGTACATCACCGGAATCACCCCGGATGCCGTTTCCAGCTCGACATCATGGTTGCTCCACTTGTCCTGATGCAGACGGTAGAGATTGAACTCCATCGGCCCGTCGGCGGTCATGGTCGTGGTTCTGCCAAACATCACCTGCCCCATATCGATGGTGATCTGCGGACGCAGGTTCACCATTGCGGCCACGGGCTCGGCCTTAGAACAGAAGTCGCCCCAGCCGGACCCGCCGTAGGAGTGGAACTGCACATGCGTGAGATAAGCTGTCTGCCGTTTCTCGTTCAGATCAGGAACCAGTCCCATTGTGCCAAGCGTACAGGTGTAGTTGCCGGGTTTGCCGAGATTGTTGCAGTGCAGATGCACCGAATGCGGCAATCCGAGCATCTCGTTTGCCTCGATGACACCTTTGATGTACTCGGCAGGGCTTAGGTCAAAGAAGGGGATCGGTTTTCGGATACAGTCCACATTCTTGCCCCAGCTCCACATCTCCGCACCCAGCGGGTTCGTGAGTTTCACACCGTAGCCTTTGACCGCATCCAGCCGCCATGCAATAAGAGCAGCAGCCCGTTTGATGTCGCCTGCCGCAACCGCACGCATGACACCCCAGTCACCGTCGAACAGTGTCAGGATGAGACCATCCTGCAACGGTGTGTGACGGAACTCCTCGTGCGTGTGGCGTGCTTCGAGCGGGGCCATCGCCCCCTCGGTCAGTGTCGTGTATCCCATCAGCGCATAGCGGTAACTGTTGCCGTAGGTGGTCGGGATGCTGTAGCCGGAGACAGCCCGCATACCGTGACCGCGGGGCGCGCGGCCCGCCCGCATATCCTCAGGACTCATGTATCTGCCGAAGTTCACCTTCGTTCCGCAGATATGGGTGTGCGAGTCGATTGCGCCCGGCATCACCAGCATTCCTGCGCAGTCAATGACCTCCGCAGTCTTTGACGGCTCCTCGGCAATGCGGCCGTCTACTACGGCGATGTCCATTCTCTCCCGGGAAATTTTATTCGCCGGATCGATCACGCAGGCGTTTTTCAGGAAGTAATCGGTCATCAGCGTTCCTCCGTCTGGATTGCTTCCACGCGCCGTGCAACGTGCATCGCACCGTTCGGGCAGGTATCCTCACAGACCTTGCAGCCTTTGCAGAGGTCGTTGTGCAGCACGGTGTTTTTGCCTTTTTCAATCCGCATCAGAACATCAGTGGAGACGGATGTTCCGCCTGCTCCCATATCGGGATCGATCTCGCGGTTGACGGGACATGCCGTACAGCAGTTGCCGCAGCCCATGCAGAGCTTCGGGTTCACCAGCACTTCATACTCACGGGTGAAGGCAAGGTTCTGTTCATGCCGTTTTGCAAGAATGTCGCCGGAGGCGAGCACCTCCTCGGGGCATATCTCGACACAGTAACCGCACCGGAAACAGTGTCCGCGGATAATCTGCGGTTCCCATTTGCCGTCCTCACGCTGGACAACATCGATTGCACCGGGAGCGGGACAGATCATTCTGCACTCAAGGCAATGGGTGCACTCGTTGCCAGTCAGTTCCGGAAAGTCGCGGAAATGTGCGGGTGCCTGGAGGGGTGCGGTCTTTACCGCGAGGAACTTTTTGATCCAGCCTGCCCGGCAGAACTCTTTGAGGTAGGATGCAACGCTCATGATTTTCACCGCTCCGCACAGGCAATGCAGGGGTCTGCACTGATAAAGGTCGAGGTCACGTCTGCGGCGGACGCGAGATTTTTCATCATCGCATGCGACCCGACCTCAACGTTCATGATCGACGGCGTCTGAATGGCGACCGAGATCACCTGGCCGTTCTCATCCACTTCGATGTCGTAGGTAAGATCGCCCCGCGGTGCTTCGATGGTGTGTTTCGTCCGGCCGGCAGTAACGCGGCCTCCGAGCCGTACCGGCCCGTCGGGAAGCCGGGCGAGTGCGTTTTTGATGATAGCCGCCGACTGGAACAGTTCATCAAACCTGAGCATGATGCGGGCAAAGTTGTCACCTTCACTCCGCGTAATCATGTGCCAGCCGAGTCCGGCATACAGCGGTTCCTGTTCGCGGGCATCATGAGCGATACCGCTTGCCCGTGCGGTCGGTCCCACAACCCCGCTCTCTTTTGCATCGGCAACCGAGAGGACACCGATGCCCTTCGACCGGAGGGCGATCAGGGGCCCGGTCGCAAACATCTGCACAAACCTCGGCAGCTCGGCCTCGACGTGAACGATTGCATCGAGGATCTTTCCGGCGGTCTCTGCGCTGATGTCCTCCCTGACACCACCCGGCACGACGTAGGCTGCCATGATGCGGGTACCGGTCATGATCTCAATCGCATCCATTACCGTCTCTCGGAGGTTGAGGAGATACATGGCGAGCGTCTCATGCTCGATGGTGTAGCAGTAGGAGTAGTTGGCAAGCAGATGGCTCTGCATCCGGTCAAGTTCGTTGAGGATGATGCGCAGATGCATGGCGCGGGGGGAGACGGCAATGCCGCTGATCTTTTCAAGTGCACCGACAATTGCCGTGTTGTGGACGACGGAACAGATGCCGCAGACCCGTTCTGCAAGGAAGATGGTCTCCTGCCAGGGACGGCCCACCATGATCTTTTCAATGCCTTTTTTGACATAGCCGAGTTCCACCTCGGTTGCGATGACCCGCTCACCCGCGGTCTCGCATTTGATGCGGGCGGGTTCCTTGAAGCAGGGGTGCACAGGGCCTATCGGCAGAGAGACATCGACGACTTTTTTCATGGTTTTTCCTCCGTTTTGGTTTCATAGTTTTCAAACAGAATGTCTGCAACGCTTAAAATGGCGCTGATGATCTCCGTCGGGCGCGGCGGGCAGCCGGGAACGGCTGCGGCGACCGGGATGTATTTGCTAACCGGCGGATCGATGAGGGAACCGGGCCGGTTGAAGGCACAGCCGGAGATCGGGCAGTTGCCGATGGTGACAACGGCTTTCGGTTCGGGCACTTTGTCCCAGAGATCGGGCAGTTTGTCGATCCACTGCGCAGACATTGCACCGGTGACGAGGATGACATCCGCCTCACGGGGATTGTTGTGGACATAGATGCCGTACTGTTCAATATCGTATCGGGGGGAGAGACAGGCGAGGATTTCTATATCGCAGCCGTTGCAGGAACCGGTGTTCACGTAGCAGACGTGAATGGAACGTTTGCGCACAGCGTTTTTCAGGGTTTGCAGGAGAGTCATGCTATCGCCTCAAGGATTTCCGCGAGAAGTTCAGAAACTGGTGTGCCGGCCTCGGCGCGGGGGGGGGGGGGGG
Above is a window of Methanocorpusculum vombati DNA encoding:
- a CDS encoding ATP-grasp domain-containing protein, with the protein product MKVLIAEYTASRDPSLAPEGKAMVSVLQESFERLGHTVLVPNSGDFDAEIARLAPQCDYGLVIAPDELLSKFTHTLELATHNIGSDSTSIAVCANKRLTAKVLSGIGISVPQEVPADYAGKRVIKPIKGAGSVGVRIAKDGELPGKEEMAVEYLEGEHYSVSIIGSRVVGEACGFYSGLPPVFLTINRQHAVIGEDGVFTYHGGETPVHPEREEEIIDVAKKTIERLGCQGYVGIDMIVGEKIWVVDVNPRPTMSLIGVVGVIEEEIADVLLKATVGLPPECVHYNGKTATFNETGGVTYS
- a CDS encoding hydantoinase/oxoprolinase family protein; amino-acid sequence: MIGIDVGGANLKVVDEDGVHIHYCPLWRESNLAEILTQYRGADAAVVMSGELADGFFNKTEGIAYIVRAVQQTFPDALFYGTDGEFHTSACPELAAANWLASVDCLRRTYPDGMMLDIGSTTADIVPFAKFEELRGLTDTLRLQRGYLVYTGMLRTPVATLANSAVIGGVATPFSTEYFACSGDAHYVLGHITDAEYTSATPDGKEVSREACLRRLARTVCADLEEIGEAGAVAIAETFWNAQKTIVCDAVAKAAADAAPGSILVGGIGSPVFAPLVGGTDLTAAVGIPADALPAFAVKELAESRAQ
- a CDS encoding zinc-ribbon domain-containing protein; this translates as MKLAWTAALLAGSLLLTAVCWFLGFPFFFLFLLFPLFLAGTGRPRTVRRCPVCGWETRGSENFCPGCGTRLESHGPADEGEK
- a CDS encoding glucose-6-phosphate isomerase family protein: MKKYWSGALPEPGVRTIADMANVFARPLTADPQTPLYYMYRDLWKTHGDHTWLERHHLRYDITVIPPGVFNGEYTKTKGHYHPENPAGMPYPEVYEVLSGFAYYLLQRRDHTDVILLPAHKGDTVLIPPGYGHVTINPGREKLVMANLVSTDFASEYGEIDAMHGAAYYYMKKEGWTANPHYGNPIPMHVMLPLPLPEIGLEEGRSLYDLVGSGDTLDIMNRPEEYMDVLGKYSAAKKKM
- a CDS encoding formylmethanofuran dehydrogenase subunit C yields the protein MRRITLIVRDSVDPHLPIEAEVITPETLCKTVRVNVYVGNRKMQLSDVFDIRVDGEAAGPGATEIVLIGDASRVKRVGEYMTDGRIIVDGDIGMHCGDFMTGGTIEIMGNAGDWLGREMLGGKILCHGNAGNYCGSGYRGGRKGVRGGEILVEGSVGDYCGECLFGGVVRVMGNAGLHAGTNMKGGRLIIEGNAVLPCGDMFGGECTIFGHVDDFMPTFAETGKVVENGRELTVFTGDLAHRNGKGTLRVGSYTRI
- a CDS encoding formylmethanofuran dehydrogenase subunit A; its protein translation is MTDYFLKNACVIDPANKISRERMDIAVVDGRIAEEPSKTAEVIDCAGMLVMPGAIDSHTHICGTKVNFGRYMSPEDMRAGRAPRGHGMRAVSGYSIPTTYGNSYRYALMGYTTLTEGAMAPLEARHTHEEFRHTPLQDGLILTLFDGDWGVMRAVAAGDIKRAAALIAWRLDAVKGYGVKLTNPLGAEMWSWGKNVDCIRKPIPFFDLSPAEYIKGVIEANEMLGLPHSVHLHCNNLGKPGNYTCTLGTMGLVPDLNEKRQTAYLTHVQFHSYGGSGWGDFCSKAEPVAAMVNLRPQITIDMGQVMFGRTTTMTADGPMEFNLYRLHQDKWSNHDVELETASGVIPVMYRRKNLVNSIMWAIGLELALLVESPWQCLLTTDNPNGAPFVKYPEIIGLLMSREYREKEFATVHAGTAKRVVLPALDRELTFDEIAVMTRAGQARALGLLERGKGHLGIGAEADIAVYPILPDNIDPAKQYAEVIRGFAQTKYTFKGGVMISRDDEIVADNQNRMFWCSPKVPKAYNMDNDPELIRTFERFYSIRKENYPVDEEYYLPRSMKIETETKL
- a CDS encoding 4Fe-4S dicluster domain-containing protein is translated as MSVASYLKEFCRAGWIKKFLAVKTAPLQAPAHFRDFPELTGNECTHCLECRMICPAPGAIDVVQREDGKWEPQIIRGHCFRCGYCVEICPEEVLASGDILAKRHEQNLAFTREYEVLVNPKLCMGCGNCCTACPVNREIDPDMGAGGTSVSTDVLMRIEKGKNTVLHNDLCKGCKVCEDTCPNGAMHVARRVEAIQTEER
- a CDS encoding nickel-dependent hydrogenase large subunit, with translation MKKVVDVSLPIGPVHPCFKEPARIKCETAGERVIATEVELGYVKKGIEKIMVGRPWQETIFLAERVCGICSVVHNTAIVGALEKISGIAVSPRAMHLRIILNELDRMQSHLLANYSYCYTIEHETLAMYLLNLRETVMDAIEIMTGTRIMAAYVVPGGVREDISAETAGKILDAIVHVEAELPRFVQMFATGPLIALRSKGIGVLSVADAKESGVVGPTARASGIAHDAREQEPLYAGLGWHMITRSEGDNFARIMLRFDELFQSAAIIKNALARLPDGPVRLGGRVTAGRTKHTIEAPRGDLTYDIEVDENGQVISVAIQTPSIMNVEVGSHAMMKNLASAADVTSTFISADPCIACAER
- a CDS encoding NADH-quinone oxidoreductase subunit B family protein, whose product is MTLLQTLKNAVRKRSIHVCYVNTGSCNGCDIEILACLSPRYDIEQYGIYVHNNPREADVILVTGAMSAQWIDKLPDLWDKVPEPKAVVTIGNCPISGCAFNRPGSLIDPPVSKYIPVAAAVPGCPPRPTEIISAILSVADILFENYETKTEEKP